TCGACTGGACGCGCTGGAACAAGGTGCTCCACGCCGTGCACAACCCCAAGCACGAGGTGACGATCGGCCTGGTCGGCAAGTACATCGATCTTCCCGACGCCTACCTCTCGGTGACCGAAGCGCTCAAGGCGGGTGGCTTCGCACAGGAGACCAAGGTGAACATCCGCTGGATCCCCTCGGATCTGTGCGAGACGCCGGAGGGTGCCCAGGAGCAGCTGGCCGAGCTCGATGGCATCTGCGTGCCCGGCGGCTTCGGCATCCGCGGCATCGAGGGCAAGCTCGGTGCGCTCAAGTTCGCACGAGAGCAGGGCATCCCGACCCTCGGGCTGTGCTTGGGCCTGCAGTGCATGGTCATCGAGTACGCGCGGGACGTCGCCGGCATCGCGGGCGCGTCTTCCAGTGAGTTCGACCCGGAGACCGCCGAGCCCGTGATCGCGACGATGGCGGAGCAGGTGGACATCCTCGACGGCGGCGACCTCGGCGGCACCATGCGTCTCGGCCTGTACCAGGCGGCACTCGCCGAGGGATCCCTCGCGCGCGAGCTGTACGGGGCGCCGGAGGCCGCGGAACGGCACCGTCACCGCTACGAGGTCAACAACTCCTACCGCGATCGTCTCACCGACGCCGGTCTGGTGTTCTCCGGGCTCAACCCGGAACTCGACCTGGTCGAGTACGTCGAGCTGTCGCGTGACGTGCACCCGTACTACATCGCCACGCAGGCGCACCCGGAGCTGCGTTCGCGTCCGACCGCCCCGCACCCGCTGTTCCGCGGGCTGGTCGGCGCCGCGATCGAGCGTCACCGCGCGAGCGAGCTGTTCGACGTCAGTGCCGATGACTGAGTCGGCGGAGTACCTCCGCGACGAGCCTTTCGAGCCGGAGGTCCTCCAGAGCGACCGCGTCTACAAGGGCTGGGTCTGGGACGTGCGCTCCGACCGGGTGCGCTACGGCGACGGGGAGATCGTGCGCGAGTATGTCGCGCACACCGGCGCCGTGGCGATCCTCGCGCTCGACGACGAGGACCGCGTGCTGCTGATCCAGCAGTACCGCCACCCGATCCGTCACCGCGACTGGGAGCTGCCCGCCGGTCTGCTCGACGTGGACGGAGAGGCGCCGCTCGACGCCGCCCGTCGCGAGCTCGCCGAGGAGGCTGACCTCGTCGCCGCGCACTGGGAGCCGCTGGTCTCCTCGTGGACCACCCCGGGTGGCAACGACGAGATGATCCACATCTTCTTGGCCACCGGAGTCGCCGCGGCGTCTTCGGCACACGATCGGGAGGACGAAGAGGCGGACATCCGCGTCGAGTGGGTGCCGTTGGCGGACGCGGTGGACGCCGTCCTCGGCGGACGGATGCACAACGGCATCCTCTCGATCGGTGTGCTGGCCGCGGCGCAGAGGCTGCGCGACCGGGGCTGACGCATGCTGCTGGAGCGCGCTCTCGACGCCTACCTGCGTCACGTCACGATCGAGCGCGGTCTGAGCGAGCACACGATCGCGGCCTACCGGCGTGACCTCGGTGGGTACTGCGAGTGGCTGGCCGGGGAGGGGATCGCCGACACGTCGGAGGTGACGCCGGCCGTGATCGACCGCTTCATCACGGAGCGTGCGTCGGCAGACCCTGCTCCGGCCTCCACCTCGCTGGCGCGCCTGCAGTCGTCCGTGCGGGGCTGGCACCGGTACCTGGCGCGTGAGGGCATCGAGGTCGACGATCCGAGCGGGAGACTGCGTCCGCCCAAGGCCCCTCGTCGGCTCCCCAAAGCGCTGACGATCGACCAGGTCGAGAGACTGCTCGCCGCACCGTCGCCCGAGGACCCGATCGGGGTGCGGGATCGCGCTCTCCTGGAGCTCCTCTATGCCACCGGCGCCCGCGTCTCGGAGGCGACCGGGCTCGACGTCGACGACCTCGCCCACGGCGATGTACTGCGGCTGCGCGGGAAGGGCTCGAAGGAGCGCATCGTGCCGATCGGCTCCTATGCGCGAGAGGCGGTCGACGCCTATCTCACGAGGGTGCGGCCGGCGCTCGCGGCGAAAGGACGGGCATCGGCGCGGCTGTTCCTCGGTGCCCGTGGCGCGCCCCTGTCACGACAGAGCGCCTGGCTGGTGATCCGCGCGGCGGCGGAGAAGGCGCAGATCACGTCGGAGGTGTCGCCGCACACCCTGCGTCACTCGTTCGCCACACACCTGCTGCAGGGGGGAGCCGACGTCCGTGTCGTGCAGGAGCTGCTCGGACATTCCTCGGTCGCGACGACCCAGATCTACACCCACGTCTCGGTCGACACCTTGCGTGACATCTACGCGACCTCGCATCCCCGCGCCCGCTGACACCGCCCATCCGGGAGAGCCCCTGCCGCGTGCCGAGGCGGCTGCGGAACGGGCCGCCCGGTACAATCGACCAAGCACGAACGGAGCAGGAGAATCGGTGGCTGAGAAAGTGGCGAAGTCCAGGGCGAAGGCGCAGAAGGCCGACGAGACCCCCATGGGACCCACGGGCCGTCCGTATCACGGGTTCCCGACCCCCGAACCGTTGAAGTCCCACGGGCCCGCGCGCATCATCGCGCTGTGCAACCAGAAGGGCGGCGTCGGCAAGACGACCACGTCCATCAACCTGGCCGCGGCGCTCGCCGAGTACGGCCGCAAGGTGCTCGCGGTCGATTTCGACCCGCAGGGGGCCCTGTCCGCCGGGCTCGGCATCCCGACCCACGATGTGCCGACGATCTACGACCTCCTGCTCGACACCAAGCGCGACGCCCACGATGCGATCGTGAAGTCGAGCGTCGAAGGTCTCGACGTCATGCCGGCGAACATCGATCTGTCGGCCGCCGAGGTGCACCTGGTCAACGAGGTCGCACGGGAGACGATCCTCGCCCGGGTGCTGCGCCAGGTCGCGGGGGAGTACGACGTCATCCTCGTCGACTGCCAGCCCTCCCTAGGGATCCTCACGGTCAACGCGCTGACGGCGGCGCACGGTGTGATCATCCCGCTCGAGTGCGAGTTCTTCGCGCTGCGCGGCGTGGCCCTGCTCATCGAGACGATCGACAAGGTCCGCGACAGGTTGAATCCGTCCATCACGATGGACGGCCTGCTGGCCACGATGTACGACCCGCGCACCCTGCACTCGCGCGAGGTGCTCGAGCGTGTCGTCGAAGCATTCGGAGACGACGTGCTCGAGACCGTGATCGGCCGCACCGTGAAGTTCCCCGATGCCTCGGTGTCGGGGGTGCCCATCACCGAGTTCGCCCCCGAGCACGCGGCCGCTCAGGCATACCTGCGGCTGGCGCGGGAGCTGGTCGCCCGTGGCGCTGTCGCCTAGCGGAGAGTCCGTCGACCCTTCGGCCATCGAGCGCGCCGAAGACGTGAGCAGCGGATCGGACGAGCCCGTCGGATCCGCGGCGATCGAACCGGGCTTCCGGGTCTCCCTGTCGAATTTCGACGGACCGTTCGACCTGCTCCTGAACCTCATCTCGAAGCATGAGATGGACATCACCGAGGTCTCGTTGAGCGCGGTCACGAACGAGTTCATCGCCTACCTGGGCGAGCTCGAGAACGATGAGGAACTCGATCAGGCCTCCGAGTTCCTCGTGGTCGCGGCGACCCTGCTCGATATGAAGGTCGCCGGACTCCT
Above is a window of Microbacterium aurugineum DNA encoding:
- a CDS encoding NUDIX domain-containing protein — encoded protein: MTESAEYLRDEPFEPEVLQSDRVYKGWVWDVRSDRVRYGDGEIVREYVAHTGAVAILALDDEDRVLLIQQYRHPIRHRDWELPAGLLDVDGEAPLDAARRELAEEADLVAAHWEPLVSSWTTPGGNDEMIHIFLATGVAAASSAHDREDEEADIRVEWVPLADAVDAVLGGRMHNGILSIGVLAAAQRLRDRG
- a CDS encoding ParA family protein, with protein sequence MGPTGRPYHGFPTPEPLKSHGPARIIALCNQKGGVGKTTTSINLAAALAEYGRKVLAVDFDPQGALSAGLGIPTHDVPTIYDLLLDTKRDAHDAIVKSSVEGLDVMPANIDLSAAEVHLVNEVARETILARVLRQVAGEYDVILVDCQPSLGILTVNALTAAHGVIIPLECEFFALRGVALLIETIDKVRDRLNPSITMDGLLATMYDPRTLHSREVLERVVEAFGDDVLETVIGRTVKFPDASVSGVPITEFAPEHAAAQAYLRLARELVARGAVA
- the xerD gene encoding site-specific tyrosine recombinase XerD, with amino-acid sequence MLLERALDAYLRHVTIERGLSEHTIAAYRRDLGGYCEWLAGEGIADTSEVTPAVIDRFITERASADPAPASTSLARLQSSVRGWHRYLAREGIEVDDPSGRLRPPKAPRRLPKALTIDQVERLLAAPSPEDPIGVRDRALLELLYATGARVSEATGLDVDDLAHGDVLRLRGKGSKERIVPIGSYAREAVDAYLTRVRPALAAKGRASARLFLGARGAPLSRQSAWLVIRAAAEKAQITSEVSPHTLRHSFATHLLQGGADVRVVQELLGHSSVATTQIYTHVSVDTLRDIYATSHPRAR